A genomic segment from Pseudomonas sessilinigenes encodes:
- a CDS encoding LysR family transcriptional regulator → MPAEIPQVDMQSIDALSAQCFLISARCASFKQAARSLNISAAALRKKLLVLEQLIGTPLFLYQDNKLSLTLIGKRLQKNLSRRQEQSLPAKVDSTCQAGVVIAVADILLRDILARDLIAFLRRNATSRIELIPLHGTPSAKADILLWLADPGSPRPDPGFATTLPICLAPIQYSAHVAKRYVPKSALPRRPEQLDDYMLVQLSSHYCVPALEPWNRLIRRRASGIAQTGDPHLALELIRNSACVGLLPDYIAQVDKALIALPQLFDSPLQQYAWLCTHAHAAARPEVRVLVELIQQAFTKRREWFTPADA, encoded by the coding sequence ATGCCAGCTGAAATACCCCAAGTCGACATGCAGTCGATCGATGCTCTCTCGGCTCAATGCTTTCTCATCAGTGCACGCTGCGCATCGTTCAAGCAAGCAGCACGTAGCCTGAACATCAGTGCGGCGGCGCTGCGCAAGAAGCTTTTGGTACTCGAACAACTCATTGGCACGCCGTTGTTCCTTTACCAGGACAACAAACTGAGCCTGACCCTGATAGGTAAACGCCTGCAAAAAAACCTCTCCAGGCGCCAGGAGCAGTCGTTGCCGGCCAAGGTCGACTCTACCTGCCAGGCCGGCGTAGTCATTGCCGTGGCGGATATATTGCTGCGAGATATTCTTGCAAGGGACCTGATCGCCTTCCTGCGTCGTAATGCCACCTCTCGGATAGAGTTGATCCCACTGCACGGAACACCTTCGGCCAAGGCCGACATCCTGCTATGGCTGGCCGATCCGGGAAGCCCGCGACCTGACCCCGGCTTCGCCACTACCCTGCCCATCTGCCTGGCGCCAATCCAGTATTCGGCCCACGTTGCCAAGCGTTATGTACCCAAGTCGGCCCTGCCCAGGCGCCCGGAGCAGTTGGATGACTACATGCTGGTCCAGCTCAGTAGCCACTACTGCGTGCCTGCCCTGGAACCCTGGAACCGCCTGATACGCCGTCGCGCCAGCGGCATCGCGCAGACCGGCGACCCACACCTGGCCCTGGAGCTGATCAGGAACAGCGCCTGCGTTGGCCTGCTGCCCGACTACATCGCTCAAGTGGACAAGGCCCTCATTGCTTTGCCGCAGTTGTTCGACTCCCCCCTCCAGCAATACGCCTGGCTCTGCACCCACGCCCACGCCGCAGCACGCCCTGAGGTGAGGGTCCTGGTGGAGCTGATTCAACAGGCCTTCACCAAGCGCCGCGAGTGGTTTACCCCCGCAGACGCTTGA
- the pth gene encoding aminoacyl-tRNA hydrolase: MTAIKLIVGLGNPGAEYEQTRHNAGALFVERIADKQGVSLVADRKYFGLTGRFSHQGQDIRLLIPTTYMNRSGQAVAALAGFFRIKPEEILVAHDELDLPPGVAKLKTGGGHGGHNGLRDIIAQLGNQNTFHRLRLGIGHPGVASMVSNFVLGRAPRAEQEKLDASIDFALGVLPDIFAGEWNRAMKNLHSQKA, from the coding sequence GTGACTGCCATCAAACTGATCGTTGGCCTGGGTAATCCAGGCGCCGAATACGAACAGACCCGGCATAACGCAGGGGCCCTTTTTGTTGAGCGCATCGCCGACAAACAAGGTGTGAGCCTTGTGGCCGATCGCAAATATTTCGGCCTGACCGGACGCTTCAGTCATCAGGGTCAGGACATTCGTCTGTTGATTCCCACCACCTACATGAACCGTAGCGGCCAGGCCGTGGCGGCGCTTGCAGGTTTCTTCCGCATCAAGCCCGAAGAAATCCTGGTGGCCCACGACGAGCTAGACTTGCCTCCCGGCGTCGCCAAACTCAAGACCGGCGGCGGACACGGCGGGCACAACGGACTGCGAGACATCATCGCGCAGCTCGGCAACCAGAATACCTTTCACCGCCTGCGGCTCGGCATCGGCCACCCGGGCGTCGCCAGCATGGTTTCGAACTTTGTCCTGGGTCGTGCGCCACGTGCCGAACAGGAAAAGCTCGACGCCAGCATCGATTTTGCCCTCGGCGTGCTGCCGGATATCTTCGCCGGTGAATGGAACCGTGCGATGAAAAACCTGCACAGCCAGAAGGCCTGA
- the ychF gene encoding redox-regulated ATPase YchF has translation MGFNCGIVGLPNVGKSTLFNALTKSGIAAENFPFCTIEPNSGIVPMPDQRLDALAEIVKPNRVLPTTMEFVDIAGLVAGASKGEGLGNKFLANIRETDAIAHVVRCFEDENVIHVSNSVDPKRDIEIIDLELIFADLDSCEKQLQKVARNAKGGDKDALAQKAILEKLIPHFTEGKPARSLMKNMADDEKAVIRGFHLLTSKPVMYIANVAEDGFENNPHLDVVKAIAEEEGAVVVPVCNKIEAEIAELEEGEEKDMFLEALGLEEPGLNRVIRAGYELLNLQTYFTAGVQEVRAWTVRVGATAPQAAGVIHTDFEKGFIRAEVVAYDDFIQFKGEGGAKEAGKWRLEGKEYIVKDGDVMHFRFNV, from the coding sequence ATGGGATTCAATTGCGGCATCGTCGGCCTGCCCAACGTCGGCAAGTCCACCCTGTTCAACGCCCTGACCAAGTCCGGTATCGCGGCAGAGAACTTCCCCTTCTGCACCATCGAGCCCAACAGTGGCATCGTGCCGATGCCCGACCAGCGCCTCGACGCCCTGGCCGAGATCGTCAAGCCGAACCGCGTACTGCCGACCACCATGGAGTTCGTCGACATCGCCGGCCTGGTAGCCGGTGCATCCAAGGGTGAAGGCCTGGGCAACAAATTCCTCGCCAACATCCGCGAGACCGATGCCATCGCCCACGTGGTGCGCTGCTTCGAAGACGAGAACGTGATCCACGTTTCCAACAGCGTCGACCCCAAGCGCGACATCGAGATCATCGACCTGGAACTGATCTTCGCTGACCTCGACAGCTGCGAGAAGCAACTGCAGAAAGTTGCACGCAACGCCAAGGGTGGCGACAAGGACGCCCTGGCGCAGAAAGCCATCCTCGAAAAGCTGATCCCGCACTTCACCGAAGGCAAGCCGGCTCGCAGCCTGATGAAAAACATGGCTGACGACGAAAAGGCCGTGATTCGTGGCTTCCACCTGCTCACTAGCAAGCCGGTGATGTACATCGCCAACGTGGCCGAGGATGGCTTCGAGAACAACCCGCACCTGGACGTGGTCAAGGCCATCGCCGAGGAAGAAGGCGCGGTCGTAGTGCCGGTCTGCAACAAGATCGAAGCCGAGATCGCCGAACTGGAAGAAGGCGAAGAAAAGGACATGTTCCTCGAGGCCCTGGGCCTGGAAGAGCCTGGCCTGAATCGCGTAATCCGCGCAGGCTACGAACTGCTGAACCTGCAGACCTACTTCACGGCCGGCGTGCAGGAAGTGCGGGCCTGGACCGTTCGCGTCGGCGCCACTGCACCGCAAGCGGCGGGCGTGATCCACACCGACTTCGAAAAGGGCTTTATCCGCGCCGAAGTGGTGGCCTATGACGACTTCATCCAGTTCAAGGGTGAAGGCGGTGCCAAGGAAGCCGGTAAATGGCGCCTGGAAGGCAAGGAGTACATCGTCAAGGACGGTGACGTGATGCACTTCCGCTTCAACGTTTAA
- a CDS encoding OprO/OprP family phosphate-selective porin, giving the protein MSVRTTGTPTGCAAVIGLLGMAITLTTHAGTVTTDGADIVVKTKGGLEVATTDKEFSFKLGGRLQADYGRFDGYYTRNGNTADAAYFRRAYLEIGGTAYRDWKYQINYDLSRNVGNDSTGYFDEATVTYIGFDPLNLKIGRFYTDFGLEKATSSKWVTALERNLSYDAAEWVNDNSGTGIQANSVVGKVAYLSGSLFSENNNDTDGDSVKRYNLRGVFAPWHEPGNVLHLGLQYAYRDLKDSAVDTRIRSRMGVRGVDTNGGNSAGSNGNRAVFGGTTAQSGLWKGDSVWGLEGAWALQAFSIQAEYLRRTLKADTAASDIKASGYYTQLAYTLTGEPRIYKLDGARFDTIKPQNKALGAWELFYRYDAMKVEDDNVVASSAVRQVGDAQGKSHTLGVNWYANEALKLSANYIRANTDNISNAVGDDSGQGLVMRMQYVF; this is encoded by the coding sequence ATGTCGGTCAGAACCACCGGAACCCCAACAGGCTGTGCAGCAGTCATCGGCCTGTTGGGCATGGCAATCACCCTCACCACTCATGCGGGCACGGTCACCACCGACGGCGCCGATATCGTGGTGAAAACCAAAGGCGGCCTGGAAGTGGCCACCACCGACAAGGAGTTCAGCTTCAAGTTGGGCGGACGCTTGCAGGCGGATTATGGCCGCTTCGACGGCTACTACACCCGCAATGGCAATACCGCGGATGCGGCCTACTTCCGCCGCGCCTACCTGGAAATCGGCGGCACCGCCTACCGCGACTGGAAATACCAGATCAACTATGACCTGTCGCGCAACGTCGGCAACGACAGTACCGGTTACTTCGATGAGGCTACCGTGACCTACATAGGCTTCGACCCACTGAACCTGAAGATCGGGCGCTTCTACACCGATTTCGGCCTGGAGAAAGCCACCAGCTCCAAGTGGGTCACGGCCCTGGAGCGCAACCTTTCCTACGACGCCGCCGAATGGGTGAACGACAACAGCGGTACAGGTATCCAGGCCAACAGCGTGGTAGGCAAGGTCGCCTACCTGTCCGGCAGCCTGTTCAGCGAGAACAACAACGACACCGATGGTGACAGCGTCAAGCGCTACAACTTGCGCGGGGTCTTCGCGCCTTGGCATGAACCGGGCAACGTCCTGCACCTGGGCCTGCAATACGCCTACCGGGATCTCAAGGACAGCGCCGTCGATACCCGCATTCGTTCGCGCATGGGCGTGCGTGGCGTCGATACCAACGGTGGCAACAGCGCCGGCAGCAACGGCAATCGCGCGGTGTTCGGCGGGACCACCGCCCAATCAGGATTATGGAAAGGCGATTCGGTCTGGGGGCTCGAAGGAGCCTGGGCGCTGCAAGCCTTTTCGATCCAGGCAGAGTACCTGCGACGTACGCTCAAGGCCGACACGGCCGCCAGCGACATCAAGGCCTCGGGTTACTACACGCAACTGGCCTATACCCTCACTGGCGAGCCGCGGATCTACAAACTCGATGGCGCCAGGTTCGACACCATCAAGCCGCAGAACAAAGCGCTCGGTGCCTGGGAGCTGTTCTATCGCTATGACGCCATGAAGGTCGAGGATGACAACGTGGTCGCCAGCAGCGCGGTGCGCCAGGTGGGCGATGCCCAGGGCAAGAGCCACACCCTGGGGGTCAACTGGTACGCCAACGAGGCCCTGAAGCTCAGCGCCAACTACATCAGGGCCAATACCGACAACATCAGCAATGCCGTCGGTGACGACTCCGGCCAGGGCCTGGTGATGCGCATGCAGTACGTGTTCTAG
- a CDS encoding 50S ribosomal protein L25/general stress protein Ctc yields the protein MNDFTLNAEVRSDLGKGASRRLRRLASLVPAVVYGGDKAPESISMLAKEIAKLLENEAAYSHIIELNVGGTKQNVVIKALQRHPAKGHVMHADFVRVVAGQKLTAIVPVHFINEAAPVKKGGEISHVVSEIEVSCLPKDLPEFIEVDLADAEIGTIVHLSNIKAPKGVEFVALAHGNDLAVANVHAPRVAPEAAEGAAE from the coding sequence ATGAACGATTTTACCCTGAATGCTGAAGTGCGTTCCGACCTGGGGAAAGGTGCGAGCCGCCGCCTGCGTCGTCTCGCCAGCCTGGTTCCAGCTGTTGTTTACGGTGGCGACAAAGCCCCTGAATCCATCAGCATGCTGGCCAAGGAAATTGCCAAACTGCTGGAAAACGAAGCTGCCTACAGCCACATCATCGAACTGAACGTCGGTGGCACCAAGCAGAACGTCGTGATCAAGGCCCTGCAACGTCACCCAGCCAAAGGCCACGTAATGCACGCCGACTTCGTTCGCGTAGTTGCTGGCCAGAAACTGACCGCCATCGTTCCAGTGCACTTCATCAACGAAGCTGCACCTGTTAAGAAAGGCGGCGAGATCTCCCACGTAGTGTCGGAAATCGAAGTTTCCTGCCTGCCGAAAGATCTGCCTGAGTTCATCGAAGTCGACCTGGCTGACGCTGAAATCGGCACCATCGTTCACCTGTCCAACATCAAGGCCCCTAAAGGCGTTGAGTTCGTGGCCCTGGCACACGGCAACGACCTGGCAGTAGCCAACGTCCACGCTCCACGTGTTGCTCCAGAAGCTGCTGAAGGCGCTGCAGAGTAA
- the ispE gene encoding 4-(cytidine 5'-diphospho)-2-C-methyl-D-erythritol kinase, protein MTAQTLTLPSPAKLNLMLHILGRRDDGYHELQTLFQFLDYGDEITFAVRDDGLIRLHTEFEGVPHDSNLIVKAAKKLQEQSGCSLGIDIWIDKILPMGGGIGGGSSNAATTLLGLNHLWQLGWDEDRLAALGLTLGADVPVFVRGHAAFAEGVGERLSPEYPEEPWYLVLVPQVSVSTAEIFSDPQLTRDTAPIKVRPVPKGNSRNDCLPVVARRYPEVRNALNLLGKFTEAKLTGTGSCVFGGFPSKAEADKVSALLTETLTGFVAKGSNVSMLHRKLQTLL, encoded by the coding sequence ATGACCGCGCAAACGCTGACCCTGCCCTCCCCGGCCAAGCTCAACTTGATGCTGCATATCCTGGGACGTCGCGATGACGGCTATCACGAGCTGCAGACCCTGTTCCAATTCCTCGACTACGGCGACGAGATCACCTTCGCCGTGCGCGATGATGGCCTGATCCGCCTGCATACCGAGTTCGAAGGCGTGCCCCACGACAGCAACCTGATCGTCAAGGCCGCAAAAAAACTTCAGGAACAGTCCGGCTGCTCCCTGGGAATCGATATCTGGATCGACAAGATCCTGCCCATGGGCGGCGGCATCGGTGGCGGAAGCTCCAATGCTGCCACCACCCTGCTGGGCCTCAACCATCTCTGGCAACTGGGCTGGGACGAAGATCGCCTGGCAGCACTGGGCTTGACCCTGGGCGCCGACGTACCGGTTTTCGTTCGTGGGCACGCGGCATTTGCCGAAGGCGTAGGGGAAAGACTCAGCCCCGAATACCCAGAAGAACCCTGGTATCTGGTACTGGTCCCGCAAGTCTCTGTAAGTACAGCAGAAATTTTTTCCGATCCGCAGTTGACACGTGACACCGCGCCCATTAAAGTGCGCCCCGTTCCCAAGGGAAACAGCAGAAACGACTGCCTTCCGGTAGTCGCAAGGCGTTATCCAGAAGTACGTAACGCGTTGAATTTGCTAGGTAAATTTACCGAAGCAAAACTGACTGGAACTGGAAGTTGTGTGTTTGGGGGCTTCCCAAGCAAAGCTGAAGCTGATAAAGTCTCGGCCCTTCTTACAGAGACCCTTACAGGGTTTGTAGCAAAAGGAAGCAACGTTTCGATGTTGCATCGCAAGCTTCAAACGCTGCTCTAA
- a CDS encoding TonB-dependent receptor domain-containing protein, producing MKLSSCLFNSLLLSAGVGLLGPLAQAAETGEDSKPTSLELDTAFVTASGGATDLKDAPASVSVITREEIERQPVYDLNTLLRRVPGVTGGFGPVGEQSKIKLRGLDDKYTLILVDGKRVGSSGDISYRRDLARQDLNWISPNMIERIEIVRGPMSSLYGSDAMGGVINIITRKVSRTWSGSASTHITVPKDSDRGQTTQYSANLAGPLTESLGLRLGANVTRRAADEVEARRDSMGEFMYGDGAGGSKDQSLNALLDWQINDEQSLSFEAVHGVERAWSSKKTFGDWGDTIGGGFGPSRLIRDSYILSHVGEWSFGTSKLDAYLNKYRNDIDWGKANSEEKIVEGSLNIPFELLVDQRLTVGGQWKREELTNTDTLGTVPVDYKGAPVSGSTLKGDYSAAFIEDELFLLDNLSLTLGNRFDHSDKYGNHNSPRAYVVYHPHADWTVRGGVSKGFRAPSLKEGSAGAATESGGRGCGSLKPLGYVQGSCWMAGNPDLAPETSTNKEIGVSFNHDDWELGLTYFHTDFTDKIEYGPLGQFQGRWWTMLENVDKARTRGWEGTTRIPLGDSVNWRTNATYMLESRNLSTGEDLISTPKLSLFSALDWQVNDRLSTELSAQHVGKQRGLGNDFVQSYTTYDLTANLALTKWLTLNGGVQNLLDKDLRDGSTNFYVPGRAFFAGATTYF from the coding sequence ATGAAACTCAGCTCCTGCTTGTTCAACTCCCTTCTATTGAGTGCTGGCGTTGGCCTGCTTGGCCCGCTGGCACAGGCCGCCGAGACCGGTGAAGACTCCAAGCCGACTTCGCTGGAATTGGATACCGCCTTCGTCACGGCCAGTGGTGGCGCCACGGACCTCAAGGATGCGCCGGCCAGTGTCAGCGTCATCACCCGTGAGGAAATCGAACGCCAGCCGGTCTATGACCTCAACACCCTGTTGCGCCGGGTACCGGGTGTAACGGGCGGTTTCGGCCCGGTGGGCGAGCAGTCGAAGATCAAGCTGCGGGGGCTGGACGACAAGTACACGCTGATCCTGGTGGACGGCAAGCGGGTCGGTAGCTCCGGGGATATCAGCTACCGCCGCGACCTGGCGCGCCAGGACCTGAACTGGATCTCGCCGAACATGATCGAGCGCATCGAGATCGTCCGTGGGCCGATGTCCTCGCTTTATGGCTCGGATGCCATGGGTGGGGTGATCAACATCATCACCCGCAAGGTGTCGCGGACCTGGAGCGGTTCGGCCAGCACCCATATCACCGTGCCCAAGGATTCCGACCGTGGCCAGACTACCCAGTACAGTGCCAACCTGGCCGGCCCGTTGACCGAATCCCTGGGGCTGCGCCTGGGAGCCAACGTGACTCGGCGGGCGGCGGACGAGGTCGAGGCCCGTCGTGATTCGATGGGCGAATTCATGTATGGCGACGGGGCTGGAGGCTCCAAGGACCAGAGCCTGAACGCCTTGCTGGACTGGCAGATCAACGATGAGCAGAGCTTGTCTTTCGAGGCTGTGCATGGGGTAGAGCGTGCCTGGTCCTCGAAGAAGACCTTCGGTGATTGGGGGGACACTATTGGGGGAGGCTTTGGTCCCAGCCGCCTGATCCGCGACAGCTACATCCTGTCCCATGTCGGGGAGTGGAGCTTCGGTACCTCTAAACTCGATGCCTACCTGAACAAGTACCGCAACGATATCGACTGGGGCAAGGCCAACTCCGAGGAGAAGATCGTCGAGGGCAGCCTGAACATACCGTTCGAGTTGCTGGTGGACCAGCGCCTGACCGTCGGTGGGCAATGGAAGCGTGAAGAGCTGACCAACACCGACACCCTGGGCACGGTGCCGGTGGACTACAAGGGGGCGCCAGTCAGTGGCTCGACCCTGAAGGGCGATTATTCGGCGGCATTCATCGAGGATGAACTGTTCCTCCTGGACAACCTGTCCCTGACCCTGGGCAACCGCTTCGACCACAGCGACAAATATGGCAACCACAACAGCCCGCGGGCCTATGTGGTCTACCATCCACATGCGGATTGGACGGTGCGGGGCGGGGTGTCCAAGGGCTTTCGTGCGCCGAGCCTGAAGGAGGGTAGCGCCGGGGCGGCGACCGAATCCGGTGGCCGTGGCTGTGGCTCGCTCAAGCCCCTGGGGTATGTCCAGGGCAGCTGCTGGATGGCCGGCAACCCGGACCTTGCGCCAGAGACCAGCACCAACAAAGAGATCGGCGTGTCCTTCAACCATGATGATTGGGAACTGGGCCTGACCTACTTCCATACCGATTTCACCGACAAGATCGAGTATGGCCCCCTGGGGCAGTTCCAGGGCCGTTGGTGGACCATGCTGGAGAACGTCGACAAGGCCCGGACCCGCGGCTGGGAAGGCACCACCCGGATTCCGTTGGGCGACTCGGTGAACTGGCGCACCAATGCCACCTACATGCTGGAAAGCCGCAACCTGTCCACCGGCGAAGACTTGATCAGTACACCCAAGCTCTCGCTGTTCAGTGCACTGGACTGGCAGGTCAACGATCGCTTGAGCACCGAACTGTCGGCGCAGCATGTGGGCAAGCAGCGGGGCCTGGGCAATGACTTCGTGCAGTCCTACACCACCTACGACCTGACGGCCAACCTGGCCCTGACCAAGTGGCTGACCTTGAATGGCGGGGTGCAAAACCTGCTGGACAAGGACCTGCGGGATGGCTCGACCAACTTCTATGTGCCCGGTCGGGCGTTCTTCGCGGGGGCGACCACCTACTTCTGA
- a CDS encoding radical SAM protein, whose product MHMFIDIVGACNLSCPSCPMGNSENNNFKKSMPMEMFNEIVKKAKSEGVSSIHLYNWTEPLVHPRIGEFIEIINSAGISSGISTNLNISKNMEQALKAEPSFFRISLSGFYQETYELGHVGGNIEVVKENMLKLHEIKKQYNLNTLIEVYYHRYLDNLEEEALMREFSERLGFTFSTGYSVMMPLEKTLAIIERDSSVTDADRETLKRLALPPYDDLVNLVKHYPKHACSLKDNMLVLDCNGNTVLCCSVFNQSEYSVGKYLELPLEQLSGLKSTQANCADMCNRCTKNGLHSYATGANQGPMERHAINRIINFQRLNVLGLPIDSEELGRQENEVSAENFNELQYLQCNHDVNAAIAKGVFSSGYQHYILYGRFENRTGAS is encoded by the coding sequence ATGCATATGTTCATAGATATTGTTGGGGCCTGTAATTTAAGTTGCCCTTCATGCCCCATGGGAAACTCCGAGAACAATAACTTCAAAAAATCCATGCCCATGGAGATGTTTAATGAAATAGTTAAAAAGGCCAAGTCAGAGGGTGTCAGTTCAATTCACCTCTACAACTGGACCGAGCCCTTGGTTCACCCGCGCATTGGTGAGTTCATTGAAATAATAAACTCAGCAGGGATAAGCAGTGGGATTAGCACCAATTTAAATATTTCAAAGAATATGGAGCAGGCATTAAAAGCCGAACCTTCATTCTTTCGCATTTCATTATCTGGTTTTTACCAAGAAACTTACGAGCTTGGGCATGTTGGTGGCAACATTGAAGTTGTCAAGGAAAACATGCTGAAGCTGCATGAAATCAAAAAGCAGTACAATCTTAATACGCTAATCGAAGTCTACTATCATCGCTATCTAGACAACCTGGAAGAAGAAGCGTTGATGCGTGAGTTCAGTGAGCGCCTGGGTTTCACATTCAGTACGGGTTATTCGGTGATGATGCCACTGGAGAAAACCCTCGCGATCATTGAACGCGACTCATCTGTCACCGATGCAGATCGTGAAACCCTTAAAAGACTGGCATTACCGCCATACGATGATCTAGTTAACCTGGTTAAACACTATCCCAAGCATGCGTGCTCTCTAAAAGACAACATGCTGGTGCTGGACTGCAATGGAAATACCGTCCTATGCTGCTCAGTATTTAACCAGTCCGAGTACTCCGTTGGTAAGTACCTGGAGCTTCCTCTGGAGCAGTTGAGCGGTCTTAAGTCCACTCAAGCCAACTGTGCAGACATGTGCAACCGTTGCACAAAAAATGGTCTGCACTCTTACGCTACCGGGGCCAACCAAGGACCGATGGAGCGGCATGCCATCAATCGAATCATCAACTTCCAGCGCCTTAATGTTCTAGGTCTTCCGATTGATAGTGAGGAACTTGGGCGACAGGAAAACGAGGTTAGTGCAGAGAATTTCAATGAGCTCCAGTACCTGCAATGTAACCATGATGTGAATGCCGCAATCGCCAAAGGAGTTTTCTCTAGCGGCTATCAGCACTACATCCTTTACGGTCGATTTGAGAATAGGACTGGGGCAAGCTGA
- a CDS encoding ribose-phosphate pyrophosphokinase — protein MSKMMVFTGNANPDLARRVVRQLHIPLGDISVGKFSDGEITAEINENVRGKDVFIIQPTCAPTNDNLMELVVMADAFRRSSATRITAVIPYFGYARQDRRPRSARVAISAKVVADMLTVVGIDRVLTVDLHADQIQGFFDIPVDNIYGSPVLVDDIEDQRFENLMIVSPDIGGVVRARAVAKSLGVDLGIIDKRREKANHSEVMHIIGDVEGRTCILVDDMVDTAGTLCHAAKALKEHGAAKVFAYCTHPVLSGRAIENIENSVLDELVVTNTIPLSAAAQACARIRQLDIAPVVAEAVRRISNEESISAMFR, from the coding sequence GTGTCCAAGATGATGGTCTTTACGGGGAACGCCAACCCCGATCTGGCTCGGCGTGTCGTACGTCAGCTGCATATCCCTCTCGGTGACATCTCTGTTGGAAAATTTTCCGACGGCGAAATTACTGCCGAGATCAATGAAAATGTCCGCGGTAAAGACGTCTTCATTATCCAGCCGACTTGCGCTCCGACCAACGATAACCTGATGGAACTCGTCGTGATGGCTGATGCCTTCCGTCGTTCCTCGGCTACTCGTATCACTGCTGTTATTCCTTATTTTGGTTATGCCCGTCAGGATCGCCGTCCGCGTTCCGCACGTGTGGCTATCAGCGCGAAAGTCGTGGCTGACATGCTCACCGTGGTCGGCATCGACCGTGTTCTCACGGTTGACCTGCATGCTGACCAGATTCAGGGTTTCTTCGATATTCCGGTAGATAACATCTACGGCTCCCCTGTCCTGGTGGATGACATCGAAGACCAGCGTTTCGAAAACCTGATGATCGTCTCCCCGGACATCGGCGGCGTCGTGCGTGCACGTGCCGTGGCCAAGTCCCTGGGTGTGGATCTCGGGATCATCGACAAGCGTCGTGAGAAAGCCAATCACTCCGAAGTGATGCATATCATCGGCGACGTCGAAGGACGCACCTGCATTCTGGTCGACGACATGGTCGATACCGCCGGCACCCTGTGCCACGCGGCCAAGGCCTTGAAAGAGCATGGCGCAGCCAAGGTCTTCGCCTACTGCACACACCCTGTGCTGTCGGGCCGGGCCATCGAGAACATCGAAAATTCCGTGCTGGACGAGCTGGTGGTGACCAACACCATTCCGCTGTCCGCAGCAGCACAGGCCTGTGCACGTATCCGCCAACTGGATATCGCACCGGTAGTTGCCGAGGCGGTTCGCCGCATCAGCAATGAAGAATCGATCAGCGCGATGTTCCGCTAA
- the lolB gene encoding lipoprotein insertase outer membrane protein LolB — protein sequence MLLRHFIVFSFIALLAGCAGFGAREAVQGQGNPAQWRQHKDQLSSLDGWQINGKIGIRAPKDSGSGTLFWLQRQDYYDIRLSGPLGRGAARLTGRPGQVSLEVANQGRYEASSPESLLEEQLGWKLPVSHLGWWVRGLPAPNSKSRLTLDGDSHLASLEQDGWQVEYSSYSQQNGYWLPERIKLHGNDLDVTLVIKEWQPRKLGQ from the coding sequence ATGCTTTTGCGCCATTTCATCGTTTTCAGCTTCATCGCCCTACTGGCCGGTTGTGCCGGCTTCGGTGCCCGCGAGGCAGTCCAGGGCCAGGGCAACCCGGCGCAATGGCGCCAGCACAAGGACCAACTGAGCAGCCTCGACGGCTGGCAGATCAACGGCAAGATCGGCATTCGCGCACCCAAGGACTCCGGCAGCGGTACGCTGTTCTGGCTACAACGCCAGGACTACTACGACATCCGCCTGTCCGGCCCACTGGGCCGCGGCGCCGCCCGCCTTACTGGCCGCCCGGGCCAAGTCAGCCTGGAAGTGGCCAACCAGGGCCGCTATGAAGCCAGCAGCCCAGAGTCGTTGCTGGAAGAACAGTTGGGCTGGAAACTGCCGGTATCCCACTTGGGCTGGTGGGTTCGTGGGCTACCCGCCCCGAACAGCAAGAGCCGCCTGACCCTGGATGGCGACAGCCACCTGGCAAGCCTGGAGCAGGATGGCTGGCAAGTGGAGTACAGCAGCTATTCACAGCAGAACGGCTACTGGCTGCCCGAGCGCATCAAGCTGCATGGCAACGACCTTGATGTCACCCTGGTGATCAAGGAATGGCAACCACGCAAGCTGGGGCAATGA